The Platichthys flesus chromosome 10, fPlaFle2.1, whole genome shotgun sequence genome includes a window with the following:
- the impg1b gene encoding interphotoreceptor matrix proteoglycan 1 isoform X2, whose amino-acid sequence MLLKSGLFFTLCVFTLHASQIKDLQDPSFSGLRDVKFRHFLEASRPIRNSAHVGHRTRRSTMFNTGVKVCPQDTMKVVLGSHRAYYKLRVCQEAIWEAFRIFFDRVPNSEEYSAWVYTCQHQNLCMDELAQNFSSTQEHLELVARRVAEEAELEGAVTATPDHARECTWTPPLILLPTDDDVNANMIKENNQEYIVEFSVTIVDPAYSELLSDPTSPHYSDITRELTDKMLHVFKKVPGFKEIRVLGFRTEDVSMRYAVVFNGETELNDDPEGLEEPQTDPDEDVNAPKLKSIIKKALKQEPSLPMDLQSLSFEAVTTIYPVAELGIKSVESTEDDNPAYNFLPTVAAIENSLEASTIEPEKHTIVPFPPSVLKEASPTVPDETPLMAGPDPAQDAGDVTAPETTTEEEDAVSEVEVLPPTEEDQGGEAEPEGQVTDEPEPTDGSSEEQPELQNEDGPLETPDPYPVEVASDNPHEDTAQGIEPGSAVEPLPSPEESGEAPEDVDESHGGHSGTTDLPAEGSNVQEDVGTSQSWTEPGGTESLGEESGSGYPSESDERPHESTAAPAMRQASTPLMTTVDRSKELVVFFSLRVTNMMFSDDLFNKSSPEYKSLENTFLELLLPYLESNLTGFKELEILNFRNGSVVVNSKMKLDKPVPYNVTEAVHCVLEDFCSAASKRLDIKIDSRSLEIEPADQGDPCKFLACNEFSRCVVNSWTDEAECLCDPGYRTEEGLPCQSTCSLEPDYCLNDGICEIIPGHGATCRCPVGKYWHYHGHHCDELVLVPLDPPLIITSLVGSLCLVCGVIGILIFFNKKCIKPKKAVTVVHTLAPYAFENTLRVNPVFENDDGSLTQVSTLPCPSSSSASSQSQQSEHFVSLENIHLSIEIPRQLYTTRSEKLVSEIVDFHHCIPHNETWLLPNEYRTCRLLRPSDNAGFEESVL is encoded by the exons TTTGTCAGGAGGCCATCTGGGAGGCGTTCCGGATCTTCTTTGACCGGGTCCCGAACTCGGAGGAGTACAGCGCATGGGTTTACACCTGCCAGCACCAGAACCTCTGCATGGACGAGCTGGCCCAGAACTTCAGCAGCACTCAAGAGCACCTGGAGTTGGTGGCCAGA AGAGTGGCAGAGGAGGCTGAACTTGAAGG AGCTGTCACTGCAACCCCAGATCATGCAAGGGAAT GTACCTGGACGCCGCCTCTGATTCTGCTTCCAACAGACGATGACGTG AATGCCAACATGATAAAGGAGAACAACCAGGAGTACATCGTGGAGTTCAGCGTCACCATCGTGGACCCGGCGTACAGCGAGCTCCTAAGCGACCCCACGTCGCCGCATTACAGCGACATCACCCGGGAGCTCACAGACAAG atgcttcatgtgtttaaaaaagttCCAGGATTCAAAGAGATTCGTGTTCTGGGATTTCG CACGGAGGATGTGTCTATGCGCTACGCTGTGGTCTTCAATGGAGAGACGGAGCTCAATGATGATCCTGAGGGTCTTGAGGAGCCTCAAACGGACCCGGACGAGGATGTAAACGCTCCTAAACTGAAGAGCATCATTAAGAAGGCCTTGAAACAGGAGCCGTCCCTACCGATGGACCTACAGTCTCTTAGCTTTGAAGCTG TGACTACAATTTATCCAGTCGCTGAGCTCGGCATCAAGTCGGTTGAGAGTACAGAGGACGACAACCCTGCTTACAATTTCTTACCCACAGTGGCAGCGATAGAAAACTCTCTGGAGGCTTCCACGATCGAACCAGAAAAACACACCATCGTGCCTTTCCCCCCAAGCGTCCTCAAAGAGGCCAGTCCTACTGTCCCCGACGAGACCCCTCTGATGGCCGGACCAGATCCAGCTCAAGATGCCGGAGATGTAACAGCTCCAGAAAccaccacagaggaggaggatgcagtGTCAGAGGTGGAGGTGCTGCCACCAACTGAGGAAGACCAGGGAGGTGAGGCCGAACCTGAAGGACAGGTGACGGACG aaCCTGAACCAACTGATGGTTCCAGTGAGGAACAGCCCGAGCTACAGAATGAAGATGGTCCCTTGGAGACTCCAGACCCCTACCCTGTGGAAGTGGCGAGTGATAATCCTCATGAGGATACAGCCCAAGGTATTGAACCAGGATCAGCTGTGGAGCCTTTGCCGTCTCCTGAAGAGAGTGGCGAAGCCCCTGAAGACGTAGATGAGTCACACGGAGGGCACAGTGGGACAACGGACCTCCCTGCCGAGGGCTCAAACGTTCAAGAGGACGTAGGAACGAGTCAGAGCTGGACAGAGCCAGGTGGGACTGAGTCTCTGGGGGAGGAGAGCGGCAGTGGGTACCCCTCAGAGTCGGACGAACGCCCACATGAATCCACGGCAGCACCGGCCATGAGACAAGCCAGCACCCCTCTGATGACCACAGTGGACAGGAGCAAAGAGTTAGTGGTTTTCTTTAGCTTGAGGGTCACTAACATGATGTTTTCTGACGACCTGTTCAACAAGAGCTCCCCGGAATATAAATCTCTGGAGAATACCTTTCTTGAGCTG CTCCTTCCGTACCTTGAGTCCAATTTAACCGGATTCAAGGAGCTGGAAATCCTCAACTTTAGGAACGGCAGCGTAGTGGTGAACAGCAAGATGAAACTGGACAAGCCGGTACCTTATAATGTCACAGAAGCCGTGCACTGCGTGCTAGAAGACTTCTGCAGCGCTGCATCGAAGCGGCTTGACATCAAGATCGACAGCCGCTCCTTGGAAATAGAGCCGG CCGACCAAGGAGACCCCTGTAAGTTCCTGGCCTGCAATGAGTTTTCGCGCTGCGTGGTGAACAGTTGGACTGATGAGGCTGAGTGTCTGTGCGATCCGGGCTACCGCACCGAGGAAGGCCTGCCGTGTCAGAGCACCTGCTCTCTGGAGCCGGACTATTGTCTCAATGACGGCATTTGTGAAATCATCCCAGGACACGGAGCTACCTGCAG GTGTCCTGTAGGTAAATACTGGCATTATCACGGACACCACTGCGATGAGCTGGTGTTGGTGCCGTTGGACCCTCCGCTTATCATAACCAGCCTCGTGGGAAGTCTCTGCCTAGTTTGTGGCGTCATTGGCATTTTGATATTCTTTAACAAGAAGTGTATAAAGCCCAAAAAGGCTGTGACAGTGGT GCACACCCTTGCTCCCTATGCCTTTGAGAATACTTTGAGGGTGAACCCCGTGTTTGAGAATGATGATGGCTCCTTAACTCAAGTGTCTACATTGCCATGTCCTTCAagttcttctgcttcttcccaATCCCAACAGTCTGAGCATTTTGTCTCTCTTGAGAATATACATCTGAGTATTGAG ATCCCCAGACAACTCTACACAACCAGATCAGAAAAGTTAGTCTCCGAGATTGTGGACTTCCATCACTGTATACCACACAATGAG ACGTGGCTCCTGCCAAATGAATACCGAACATGTCGTCTCTTAAGGCCGTCGGATAACGCAGGTTTCGAAGAATCCGTTCTTTGA
- the impg1b gene encoding interphotoreceptor matrix proteoglycan 1 isoform X1, with amino-acid sequence MLLKSGLFFTLCVFTLHASQIKDLQDPSFSGLRDVKFRHFLEASRPIRNSAHVGHRTRRSTMFNTGVKVCPQDTMKVVLGSHRAYYKLRVCQEAIWEAFRIFFDRVPNSEEYSAWVYTCQHQNLCMDELAQNFSSTQEHLELVARRVAEEAELEGAVTATPDHARECTWTPPLILLPTDDDVNANMIKENNQEYIVEFSVTIVDPAYSELLSDPTSPHYSDITRELTDKMLHVFKKVPGFKEIRVLGFRTEDVSMRYAVVFNGETELNDDPEGLEEPQTDPDEDVNAPKLKSIIKKALKQEPSLPMDLQSLSFEAVTTIYPVAELGIKSVESTEDDNPAYNFLPTVAAIENSLEASTIEPEKHTIVPFPPSVLKEASPTVPDETPLMAGPDPAQDAGDVTAPETTTEEEDAVSEVEVLPPTEEDQGGEAEPEGQVTDEPEPTDGSSEEQPELQNEDGPLETPDPYPVEVASDNPHEDTAQGIEPGSAVEPLPSPEESGEAPEDVDESHGGHSGTTDLPAEGSNVQEDVGTSQSWTEPGGTESLGEESGSGYPSESDERPHESTAAPAMRQASTPLMTTVDRSKELVVFFSLRVTNMMFSDDLFNKSSPEYKSLENTFLELTQHSGSRDSPNPGASSRSGPRRQTTLASIPLLPYLESNLTGFKELEILNFRNGSVVVNSKMKLDKPVPYNVTEAVHCVLEDFCSAASKRLDIKIDSRSLEIEPADQGDPCKFLACNEFSRCVVNSWTDEAECLCDPGYRTEEGLPCQSTCSLEPDYCLNDGICEIIPGHGATCRCPVGKYWHYHGHHCDELVLVPLDPPLIITSLVGSLCLVCGVIGILIFFNKKCIKPKKAVTVVHTLAPYAFENTLRVNPVFENDDGSLTQVSTLPCPSSSSASSQSQQSEHFVSLENIHLSIEIPRQLYTTRSEKLVSEIVDFHHCIPHNELYDACKDVAPAK; translated from the exons TTTGTCAGGAGGCCATCTGGGAGGCGTTCCGGATCTTCTTTGACCGGGTCCCGAACTCGGAGGAGTACAGCGCATGGGTTTACACCTGCCAGCACCAGAACCTCTGCATGGACGAGCTGGCCCAGAACTTCAGCAGCACTCAAGAGCACCTGGAGTTGGTGGCCAGA AGAGTGGCAGAGGAGGCTGAACTTGAAGG AGCTGTCACTGCAACCCCAGATCATGCAAGGGAAT GTACCTGGACGCCGCCTCTGATTCTGCTTCCAACAGACGATGACGTG AATGCCAACATGATAAAGGAGAACAACCAGGAGTACATCGTGGAGTTCAGCGTCACCATCGTGGACCCGGCGTACAGCGAGCTCCTAAGCGACCCCACGTCGCCGCATTACAGCGACATCACCCGGGAGCTCACAGACAAG atgcttcatgtgtttaaaaaagttCCAGGATTCAAAGAGATTCGTGTTCTGGGATTTCG CACGGAGGATGTGTCTATGCGCTACGCTGTGGTCTTCAATGGAGAGACGGAGCTCAATGATGATCCTGAGGGTCTTGAGGAGCCTCAAACGGACCCGGACGAGGATGTAAACGCTCCTAAACTGAAGAGCATCATTAAGAAGGCCTTGAAACAGGAGCCGTCCCTACCGATGGACCTACAGTCTCTTAGCTTTGAAGCTG TGACTACAATTTATCCAGTCGCTGAGCTCGGCATCAAGTCGGTTGAGAGTACAGAGGACGACAACCCTGCTTACAATTTCTTACCCACAGTGGCAGCGATAGAAAACTCTCTGGAGGCTTCCACGATCGAACCAGAAAAACACACCATCGTGCCTTTCCCCCCAAGCGTCCTCAAAGAGGCCAGTCCTACTGTCCCCGACGAGACCCCTCTGATGGCCGGACCAGATCCAGCTCAAGATGCCGGAGATGTAACAGCTCCAGAAAccaccacagaggaggaggatgcagtGTCAGAGGTGGAGGTGCTGCCACCAACTGAGGAAGACCAGGGAGGTGAGGCCGAACCTGAAGGACAGGTGACGGACG aaCCTGAACCAACTGATGGTTCCAGTGAGGAACAGCCCGAGCTACAGAATGAAGATGGTCCCTTGGAGACTCCAGACCCCTACCCTGTGGAAGTGGCGAGTGATAATCCTCATGAGGATACAGCCCAAGGTATTGAACCAGGATCAGCTGTGGAGCCTTTGCCGTCTCCTGAAGAGAGTGGCGAAGCCCCTGAAGACGTAGATGAGTCACACGGAGGGCACAGTGGGACAACGGACCTCCCTGCCGAGGGCTCAAACGTTCAAGAGGACGTAGGAACGAGTCAGAGCTGGACAGAGCCAGGTGGGACTGAGTCTCTGGGGGAGGAGAGCGGCAGTGGGTACCCCTCAGAGTCGGACGAACGCCCACATGAATCCACGGCAGCACCGGCCATGAGACAAGCCAGCACCCCTCTGATGACCACAGTGGACAGGAGCAAAGAGTTAGTGGTTTTCTTTAGCTTGAGGGTCACTAACATGATGTTTTCTGACGACCTGTTCAACAAGAGCTCCCCGGAATATAAATCTCTGGAGAATACCTTTCTTGAGCTG ACACAGCACTCTGGCTCCAGAGACTCGCCAAACCCTGGAGCTTCCAGTAGATCTGGGCCTAGGAGACAGACGACTTTAGCCTCCATACCG CTCCTTCCGTACCTTGAGTCCAATTTAACCGGATTCAAGGAGCTGGAAATCCTCAACTTTAGGAACGGCAGCGTAGTGGTGAACAGCAAGATGAAACTGGACAAGCCGGTACCTTATAATGTCACAGAAGCCGTGCACTGCGTGCTAGAAGACTTCTGCAGCGCTGCATCGAAGCGGCTTGACATCAAGATCGACAGCCGCTCCTTGGAAATAGAGCCGG CCGACCAAGGAGACCCCTGTAAGTTCCTGGCCTGCAATGAGTTTTCGCGCTGCGTGGTGAACAGTTGGACTGATGAGGCTGAGTGTCTGTGCGATCCGGGCTACCGCACCGAGGAAGGCCTGCCGTGTCAGAGCACCTGCTCTCTGGAGCCGGACTATTGTCTCAATGACGGCATTTGTGAAATCATCCCAGGACACGGAGCTACCTGCAG GTGTCCTGTAGGTAAATACTGGCATTATCACGGACACCACTGCGATGAGCTGGTGTTGGTGCCGTTGGACCCTCCGCTTATCATAACCAGCCTCGTGGGAAGTCTCTGCCTAGTTTGTGGCGTCATTGGCATTTTGATATTCTTTAACAAGAAGTGTATAAAGCCCAAAAAGGCTGTGACAGTGGT GCACACCCTTGCTCCCTATGCCTTTGAGAATACTTTGAGGGTGAACCCCGTGTTTGAGAATGATGATGGCTCCTTAACTCAAGTGTCTACATTGCCATGTCCTTCAagttcttctgcttcttcccaATCCCAACAGTCTGAGCATTTTGTCTCTCTTGAGAATATACATCTGAGTATTGAG ATCCCCAGACAACTCTACACAACCAGATCAGAAAAGTTAGTCTCCGAGATTGTGGACTTCCATCACTGTATACCACACAATGAG cTCTATGATGCGTGCAAAG ACGTGGCTCCTGCCAAATGA